The following are from one region of the Aquirufa lenticrescens genome:
- a CDS encoding thioredoxin domain-containing protein, with protein MIKSISTCLAMAIVSLLSLNTFAQNVDVDTFEKKIKETPNAYLLDVRTSGEFGGGHLPKAMNIDFRSPDFSAKVAQLSKDKPVLIYCLSGGRSAQAAEQMRAAGFQVTEMKGGYLKWTTRLKPLEGVPDVKHDAAWNLADFKKEIASSDAIVVDFYAKWCAPCLKMMPIVDKLSEEFKGRVTVLKVEADGNQAIMQAYGIDEIPSFIVFSKGELITKTSGFREEAALKELFTATKK; from the coding sequence ATGATAAAAAGTATTTCGACATGCCTAGCGATGGCCATCGTATCCCTACTGAGCCTCAACACGTTCGCTCAGAATGTAGACGTGGATACCTTCGAAAAGAAGATCAAAGAGACGCCGAATGCTTATTTGCTGGACGTACGGACTTCGGGGGAATTTGGAGGAGGACATTTGCCAAAGGCGATGAACATCGACTTTCGTTCCCCAGATTTCAGCGCCAAGGTCGCGCAACTTTCGAAAGATAAACCGGTCTTAATCTATTGCCTTTCGGGCGGGCGTTCTGCCCAAGCGGCGGAGCAAATGCGCGCGGCTGGTTTTCAAGTGACCGAAATGAAAGGGGGCTATTTGAAATGGACGACACGTCTGAAGCCACTAGAGGGAGTGCCCGATGTGAAGCATGATGCAGCTTGGAATTTGGCCGACTTCAAAAAAGAAATCGCTTCATCTGACGCCATTGTGGTTGATTTTTATGCCAAATGGTGTGCGCCCTGCCTGAAAATGATGCCCATCGTCGATAAATTATCTGAAGAATTCAAAGGTCGCGTGACGGTCTTAAAGGTCGAAGCAGACGGCAACCAGGCCATCATGCAGGCCTACGGAATAGACGAAATCCCGAGTTTCATCGTCTTCTCCAAAGGGGAGTTGATCACTAAAACATCGGGATTCCGAGAAGAGGCCGCGTTAAAAGAGCTTTTTACTGCGACCAAGAAGTAG
- the eno gene encoding phosphopyruvate hydratase encodes MSAIQYVHARQILDSRGNPTIEVDIKTEDGAFGRAAVPSGASTGIHEAVELRDEDKSVYVGKGVLKAVENVNTAIAEELWGLEVSEQNMIDNIMIELDGTPNKGKLGANAILGVSMAVAKAAAQEAGLSLYRYIGGVNANTLPVPMMNILNGGSHADNSIDFQEFMVMPAKAESFSQALRMGTEVFHALKGVLKSKGYSTNVGDEGGFAPNIKSNEEAIEIVLQSIEKAGYKPGEEIFIAMDAAASEFYDEKTGLYTFKKSDGKQLNSMEMAAYWKTWADKYPIISIEDGMAEDDWAGWAEQTKLIGSKCQLVGDDLFVTNVKRLQQGIEKGVANAVLVKVNQIGSLTETIDTVNLAKRNSYKNIMSHRSGETEDATIADLAVALNTGQIKTGSASRSDRMAKYNQLLRIEEELGANAYFPGLNF; translated from the coding sequence ATGAGTGCAATACAGTATGTACACGCAAGACAAATTTTAGATTCACGCGGAAACCCAACAATTGAGGTGGACATTAAGACCGAAGACGGTGCTTTTGGACGTGCAGCAGTTCCATCTGGAGCTTCTACAGGTATCCACGAGGCAGTAGAACTTCGTGATGAAGACAAATCAGTTTACGTAGGAAAGGGTGTTTTAAAAGCAGTTGAAAACGTGAATACGGCGATTGCTGAAGAACTTTGGGGTTTAGAAGTGTCTGAGCAAAACATGATCGATAACATCATGATCGAATTAGACGGAACTCCTAACAAAGGTAAATTAGGCGCTAACGCGATCCTAGGTGTTTCTATGGCGGTTGCGAAAGCAGCGGCGCAAGAAGCAGGTTTATCTTTATACCGTTACATCGGTGGCGTTAACGCAAACACATTACCAGTTCCGATGATGAACATCTTAAACGGTGGTTCTCACGCGGATAACTCGATTGACTTCCAAGAATTCATGGTTATGCCAGCGAAAGCGGAGTCATTCTCTCAAGCTTTACGTATGGGTACGGAGGTTTTCCACGCATTGAAAGGTGTGTTGAAGTCCAAAGGATATTCTACTAACGTAGGTGATGAAGGTGGTTTTGCACCAAACATCAAGTCGAACGAAGAGGCCATCGAAATCGTATTGCAATCAATCGAAAAAGCAGGTTATAAGCCAGGCGAAGAAATCTTCATCGCTATGGATGCGGCTGCATCTGAATTCTATGATGAGAAAACAGGTCTTTACACGTTCAAAAAATCTGACGGAAAGCAATTGAACTCAATGGAGATGGCTGCTTACTGGAAGACTTGGGCTGACAAATACCCAATCATTTCAATCGAAGACGGTATGGCTGAAGACGATTGGGCAGGTTGGGCTGAGCAAACGAAATTGATCGGTTCTAAATGCCAATTAGTAGGTGACGATTTATTCGTAACGAACGTGAAGCGTTTACAACAAGGTATCGAAAAAGGCGTTGCAAACGCAGTATTAGTAAAAGTTAACCAAATCGGTTCATTAACTGAAACGATCGACACCGTTAACTTAGCGAAACGCAACTCCTACAAAAACATCATGTCACACCGTTCTGGAGAGACTGAAGATGCTACGATTGCTGACTTAGCAGTAGCATTGAACACAGGCCAAATCAAAACTGGTTCTGCGTCTCGTTCTGACCGTATGGCTAAATACAACCAATTGCTTCGCATTGAGGAGGAATTAGGTGCTAACGCATATTTCCCAGGTTTGAATTTCTAA
- a CDS encoding FtsB family cell division protein, whose amino-acid sequence MLDRVRSLFLGPNRFYYVSTSVLLVWMFVLDTNDLSVQYRLYTELADLKAEHEYYRHKLKELKQERAAVMGNPALLEKYAREKYFMKRPSEDVFVIVDQENQPIEK is encoded by the coding sequence ATGCTCGATCGCGTACGTAGTTTATTTTTAGGGCCAAATCGTTTCTATTACGTCTCCACCTCCGTTTTGTTGGTTTGGATGTTCGTATTAGATACAAACGATCTTTCGGTCCAATATAGACTCTACACCGAATTGGCAGACCTGAAGGCAGAACACGAATACTATCGGCACAAGTTAAAAGAGCTGAAACAGGAGCGTGCTGCCGTGATGGGCAATCCAGCGTTGTTAGAAAAATACGCTCGCGAAAAGTATTTCATGAAGCGACCATCCGAGGATGTCTTCGTGATAGTAGATCAGGAGAATCAACCGATTGAAAAATAA
- the gpmI gene encoding 2,3-bisphosphoglycerate-independent phosphoglycerate mutase, giving the protein MDKKVVLMILDGWGIATNPKVSAIDAAKTPFISSLYGKYAHSKLEASGLAVGLPEGQMGNSEVGHMNLGAGRVVYQNLVRINKAVTENTLGQEPELAKAFDYAKANNKSVHFMGLVSDGGVHAHIEHLKSLLSTASEAGLGKVFVHAFTDGRDTDPKSGLKFMTDLYQHTLKTNTQIASVTGRYYAMDRDNRWERVALAYKAMVNGEGTPSSDVLKSIEESYAAGVTDEFIHPIIMTDASGAPVGNIQEGDLVICFNFRTDRGREITQALTQRDFSEEGMHKLNLYYLTMTEYDKEFQNVHVIFNDSNLPMTMGEVLEGAGKKQIRIAETEKYPHVTFFFSGGREALFEGQQNILRNSPKVATYDLQPEMSAADLRDALIPELEKEEVDFVCLNFANPDMVGHTGVFSAVVKAVETVDACAEAVVTAGLAHGYSFIIIADHGNADVMMNEDGSPNTAHSTNLVPCILVDNDFKPTLRDGKLGDVSPTILKMMGVAQPKEMTGVALF; this is encoded by the coding sequence ATGGATAAGAAAGTAGTTTTAATGATCTTAGATGGCTGGGGCATCGCAACAAACCCCAAAGTTTCCGCAATCGACGCGGCCAAAACGCCATTTATTTCTTCGCTTTACGGCAAATATGCGCACTCAAAATTAGAAGCATCCGGTTTAGCAGTAGGCTTACCAGAGGGCCAAATGGGCAACTCGGAAGTGGGCCACATGAACTTAGGGGCTGGCCGCGTGGTCTACCAAAACCTCGTTCGCATCAACAAAGCAGTCACTGAAAATACCTTGGGCCAGGAGCCTGAATTAGCGAAAGCATTCGACTACGCTAAAGCTAATAACAAGTCCGTCCACTTCATGGGTCTTGTGTCCGATGGTGGCGTTCACGCGCACATCGAGCACTTGAAATCCTTGCTTTCGACGGCGTCAGAGGCAGGTTTGGGCAAAGTTTTCGTCCATGCTTTCACGGATGGCCGCGATACGGATCCCAAATCAGGTCTGAAATTCATGACCGATTTATACCAACACACCTTAAAAACCAACACGCAAATCGCCTCAGTAACGGGTCGTTACTACGCGATGGACCGCGATAATCGCTGGGAGCGGGTGGCTTTGGCCTACAAAGCGATGGTTAACGGCGAAGGAACTCCTTCTTCCGATGTGTTGAAATCTATCGAAGAAAGCTACGCGGCTGGTGTAACGGACGAATTCATCCACCCAATCATCATGACCGATGCTTCAGGTGCTCCAGTTGGCAATATCCAAGAGGGCGACTTAGTAATCTGCTTCAACTTCCGCACCGACCGCGGCCGCGAGATCACACAGGCTTTAACGCAGCGTGATTTTTCTGAAGAGGGTATGCACAAATTGAATTTGTACTACTTGACGATGACGGAATACGATAAAGAATTCCAAAACGTCCACGTGATCTTCAACGACTCTAACCTTCCAATGACGATGGGCGAGGTCCTAGAGGGCGCGGGTAAAAAACAAATTCGCATCGCCGAAACCGAAAAATATCCACACGTTACGTTCTTTTTCTCTGGTGGCCGCGAGGCGCTTTTTGAAGGACAACAAAACATCCTACGCAACTCCCCAAAAGTCGCCACCTACGATCTTCAACCCGAAATGTCTGCCGCAGATCTTCGCGATGCGTTGATCCCAGAATTAGAAAAAGAGGAGGTAGACTTCGTCTGCTTAAACTTTGCTAATCCTGACATGGTAGGCCACACAGGCGTTTTCTCTGCAGTAGTTAAAGCAGTCGAAACGGTAGACGCTTGCGCTGAGGCAGTAGTTACAGCTGGTCTAGCCCACGGCTATTCCTTCATCATCATCGCCGACCACGGTAACGCGGACGTTATGATGAACGAAGACGGCTCACCAAACACGGCACACTCAACAAACTTGGTTCCATGTATTTTAGTAGACAACGACTTCAAACCAACGCTTCGCGATGGTAAACTAGGTGATGTGTCTCCTACGATCTTGAAGATGATGGGCGTGGCTCAACCGAAAGAGATGACGGGGGTGGCATTGTTTTAA
- a CDS encoding NAD-dependent epimerase/dehydratase family protein codes for MENPQIKVIVTGVTGMVGEGVMLEALRSPFVKEVLAISRKPSGHKHPKLKEYFLSDFYHPEEIKEVVKDYDACLFCLGVSSVGMKEEEFRRKTYDLTLGFAAQMPKHISFSYISGMSTDSTEKGSIMWARVKGKTENDLKKMGFRDSYSFRPGYLQPMKGNKFTLKYYKYIDWMYPLLLLVAGKTASTLEELAKAMIEVAAFTTEKKTIEVVDIKALAEQMSNRI; via the coding sequence ATGGAAAATCCACAAATCAAAGTGATTGTGACCGGGGTAACCGGGATGGTGGGCGAGGGCGTGATGCTAGAGGCGTTGCGTTCGCCGTTTGTGAAAGAGGTTTTGGCGATTAGTCGCAAGCCGTCTGGACATAAACACCCGAAACTAAAAGAGTATTTCTTATCCGATTTCTACCATCCGGAAGAAATCAAAGAGGTGGTGAAAGACTACGATGCGTGCCTATTTTGCCTCGGAGTTTCGTCCGTGGGGATGAAAGAGGAAGAGTTTAGGCGCAAAACCTACGACTTGACTTTGGGTTTTGCGGCGCAAATGCCAAAACACATAAGCTTCAGCTATATTTCCGGGATGTCTACGGACAGCACCGAAAAGGGTTCGATTATGTGGGCGAGGGTGAAGGGGAAGACGGAAAATGATCTAAAAAAGATGGGTTTTCGAGATTCGTATTCGTTTAGACCGGGGTATTTGCAGCCGATGAAGGGGAATAAATTCACCTTGAAATACTATAAATACATCGATTGGATGTATCCGTTGCTGCTTTTGGTGGCGGGGAAGACGGCGTCTACTTTGGAAGAATTAGCGAAGGCGATGATCGAGGTGGCTGCCTTTACGACCGAGAAGAAGACGATCGAGGTGGTGGATATCAAGGCTTTGGCAGAACAAATGAGCAATAGAATCTAG
- a CDS encoding Dabb family protein, which yields MSTSRRDFIALASTLPFVASAEPSTKMTFIHHVLFWAKNPTSTTETDQLYRALKTLGTLPMIASAHVGKPIVTDFDKSVTEASYTFSVVLVFDSAEKEKEYLYHPLHKKFIQDNMHLWGKVQVIDSEAL from the coding sequence ATGTCAACCTCCCGCCGCGATTTCATCGCCCTAGCCTCGACCTTGCCCTTTGTGGCATCAGCTGAACCTTCAACGAAAATGACCTTTATACATCATGTGTTGTTTTGGGCCAAAAACCCAACCTCCACCACCGAAACCGATCAACTCTACCGCGCCCTAAAAACGTTAGGCACCCTCCCGATGATAGCCTCAGCCCACGTAGGCAAGCCCATCGTCACCGATTTTGACAAATCCGTAACAGAAGCAAGTTACACCTTTTCGGTAGTCCTTGTTTTCGACAGCGCCGAAAAAGAGAAAGAATACCTCTACCACCCACTCCACAAGAAGTTCATTCAGGATAACATGCACCTTTGGGGAAAAGTTCAGGTGATTGATTCGGAGGCTTTGTAG
- a CDS encoding TVP38/TMEM64 family protein, with product MNKKLVYETLYLVWMGLLPLLASGFLGYYALANPTFFTTFSLLSSVFFWICAALIMGLALCPTTFFALFTGYVYGFSGLLPLILAYSAASALGYFLAKKFGATALLSRVPSSFLTNVRSSSFSWVFLARLSPIFPFAITNAIMAFVGVPFRAFITAGTLGMLPRTFLAVFTGISASSWALLFVRPELLRWQDVVSVLLLIVSAAGMYLLGRRSLR from the coding sequence ATGAACAAAAAACTCGTTTACGAAACGCTCTACCTCGTTTGGATGGGCCTATTGCCCCTGCTGGCGTCTGGCTTTTTGGGCTACTACGCGCTGGCGAATCCTACGTTTTTTACGACTTTTTCTCTGCTTTCTTCGGTGTTTTTTTGGATTTGCGCCGCTTTGATTATGGGTCTGGCTCTGTGTCCCACAACGTTTTTTGCCTTGTTTACGGGCTATGTTTATGGATTTTCGGGGTTGTTGCCGTTGATTTTGGCTTACTCGGCAGCTTCGGCTTTGGGTTATTTTCTTGCCAAAAAGTTCGGCGCGACAGCTCTGCTGTCGCGCGTACCTTCTAGTTTCCTAACGAACGTGCGGTCATCCTCCTTTTCCTGGGTGTTCCTCGCACGGCTTTCTCCTATTTTCCCTTTCGCCATCACAAACGCCATCATGGCCTTCGTAGGCGTTCCCTTCCGCGCCTTTATTACGGCTGGAACTTTGGGAATGTTACCAAGAACGTTCTTAGCCGTTTTTACGGGGATCTCTGCTTCATCTTGGGCTTTATTATTTGTCCGTCCTGAATTATTGCGCTGGCAAGACGTGGTTTCTGTGTTGTTGTTGATCGTTTCCGCGGCAGGGATGTATCTTTTAGGGCGCCGTTCTTTGCGATAA
- the hisH gene encoding imidazole glycerol phosphate synthase subunit HisH, translated as MEIAIIKYNAGNVASVMYALDRIGQNYQLTDDHEQIKKADKVIFPGVGEASTAMAYLKEKGLETLIKGLKQPVLATCIGMQLLCKHSEEGNVDCIGVFDVEVKKFISKDLKIPHVGWNSIEQIGDNPLMHKLQKEEFVYFVHSFYAPVNEYTTAVCEYEQPFSAMLQKDNFYAAQFHAEISGKAGEQILKNFLAL; from the coding sequence ATGGAAATTGCGATCATAAAATACAATGCGGGGAATGTGGCATCGGTGATGTACGCGTTGGATCGTATTGGTCAAAATTACCAACTAACAGATGACCACGAGCAGATTAAAAAGGCCGATAAAGTGATTTTTCCGGGGGTGGGCGAGGCGAGTACGGCGATGGCTTATTTGAAAGAAAAGGGTCTAGAAACATTGATAAAGGGGCTTAAGCAGCCTGTTTTGGCGACCTGCATCGGAATGCAATTGTTATGCAAGCACTCGGAAGAGGGGAATGTGGATTGCATTGGGGTGTTTGATGTGGAGGTGAAGAAGTTCATCAGTAAAGACTTGAAAATTCCGCATGTAGGGTGGAATTCGATCGAGCAAATAGGAGACAACCCCTTGATGCACAAACTTCAAAAAGAAGAATTCGTCTATTTTGTGCACTCTTTTTATGCGCCTGTAAATGAGTATACGACAGCGGTTTGCGAGTATGAGCAGCCGTTTTCGGCGATGTTACAAAAGGATAATTTTTATGCCGCGCAGTTTCACGCGGAGATCAGCGGAAAGGCTGGCGAACAGATTTTGAAAAATTTCTTAGCACTCTAA
- the hisA gene encoding 1-(5-phosphoribosyl)-5-[(5-phosphoribosylamino)methylideneamino]imidazole-4-carboxamide isomerase codes for MFQLIPAIDLINGQCVRLTQGDYGQKTVYSEDPLEIAKAFEGAGIQRLHLVDLDGAKAKKIVNAAVLERIASNTSLHIDFGGGVQSDEMIDTAFSAGAAQITAGSIAVRNPALVCEWLQKYGSEKIILGADAQDEMIAVSGWQENSNISIFDFLQDYTSKGAKYVISTDVAKDGLLQGPSFDLYEKIQASSPSLSVIASGGVACMEDLVRLREMNLFGVIVGKAFYEGRISLADLAKFSAAAC; via the coding sequence ATGTTTCAACTAATTCCTGCGATCGATCTTATAAATGGGCAATGCGTGCGATTGACTCAGGGGGATTATGGCCAAAAAACGGTCTACTCAGAAGACCCTTTGGAGATCGCCAAAGCCTTTGAAGGGGCCGGAATTCAGCGTTTGCACTTAGTGGATTTGGATGGGGCGAAGGCGAAGAAAATTGTGAATGCGGCGGTTTTGGAACGCATTGCGTCGAATACGTCGTTGCATATTGATTTTGGCGGAGGGGTTCAGTCCGACGAGATGATTGATACGGCTTTTTCTGCGGGTGCCGCGCAGATTACCGCCGGCAGTATTGCCGTGCGTAATCCTGCGCTGGTCTGCGAATGGTTGCAGAAGTATGGGTCGGAGAAGATTATTTTGGGGGCGGATGCGCAGGATGAGATGATTGCGGTTTCGGGCTGGCAGGAGAATTCGAACATTTCGATTTTTGATTTTCTACAGGATTATACCTCGAAAGGCGCGAAGTATGTGATTTCGACGGATGTTGCCAAAGACGGTTTGTTGCAAGGCCCCAGCTTCGATTTATATGAAAAAATTCAGGCTTCGAGCCCGTCGTTGAGCGTGATTGCGAGCGGTGGGGTGGCCTGTATGGAGGATTTAGTGCGCTTGCGGGAGATGAATTTGTTTGGGGTGATTGTGGGGAAAGCGTTTTATGAGGGTCGAATTAGTTTAGCGGATTTGGCCAAATTTTCAGCAGCAGCATGTTAA
- the hisF gene encoding imidazole glycerol phosphate synthase subunit HisF: MLTKRIIPCLDIKEGRTVKGTNFVDLRDAGDPVELGALYAQQGADELVFLDITATVDNRKTLVNLVREVARHVNIPFTVGGGISSIADVSALLNAGADKVSINSSAVRRPELVDELALAFGSQCIIVAIDTRFEPAAGLDFVHTHGGRRITELKTLEWAREVENRGAGELLLTSMDADGTKAGFACDLTARISSAASIPIIASGGAGTMEHFTEVFTTGKADAGLAASIFHFKEIEILALKNYLATQGIPMRI; the protein is encoded by the coding sequence ATGTTAACAAAGCGCATCATACCTTGTCTGGATATTAAAGAAGGGCGGACCGTGAAAGGGACGAACTTTGTGGACCTTCGCGATGCCGGTGATCCGGTGGAGCTGGGTGCACTATATGCGCAGCAGGGGGCGGATGAGTTGGTATTTTTAGATATTACGGCGACGGTTGATAACCGGAAGACTTTAGTGAATTTAGTGCGCGAAGTTGCGCGGCACGTGAATATTCCTTTTACCGTGGGCGGCGGAATTTCGTCCATTGCTGATGTATCGGCGTTGCTGAACGCCGGCGCGGACAAAGTGTCCATCAACTCGTCTGCGGTGCGCCGGCCAGAGCTGGTGGATGAACTGGCTTTGGCTTTTGGCTCCCAATGCATCATTGTCGCGATCGACACACGCTTTGAACCCGCCGCGGGCCTGGACTTCGTCCACACCCACGGCGGCCGTCGAATCACCGAACTAAAAACCCTCGAATGGGCCCGCGAAGTTGAAAACCGCGGTGCCGGCGAACTATTATTAACCTCGATGGACGCGGACGGAACGAAAGCAGGCTTCGCCTGTGATTTAACCGCTCGCATATCCTCAGCAGCCTCCATTCCCATTATTGCCTCCGGCGGAGCGGGAACAATGGAACATTTTACCGAAGTATTCACGACTGGCAAAGCAGACGCAGGCCTCGCCGCGAGTATATTTCACTTTAAAGAAATTGAAATTTTGGCATTGAAGAATTACCTTGCAACCCAAGGCATCCCGATGCGCATTTAA
- the hisIE gene encoding bifunctional phosphoribosyl-AMP cyclohydrolase/phosphoribosyl-ATP diphosphatase HisIE, with product MSKQPDFSKGLVPAIIQDASTRTVLMLGYMNEEAYAKTLAEQRVTFFSRSKNRLWTKGEESGNFLDVVSLSIDCDADTILIQAKPAGPTCHTGADTCFDESNGDNAAWLDQLKHVIRSRKTAPLASSYTASLFQLGTHKIAQKVGEEAVELVIEALMQNDDLFKGEAADLIFHLLVLLEDRGIDLSEIIAVLQSRHAAK from the coding sequence ATGTCCAAGCAACCCGATTTTTCCAAAGGCCTCGTGCCCGCCATCATCCAAGATGCCAGCACCCGTACCGTTTTGATGTTAGGCTACATGAATGAGGAAGCCTACGCAAAGACCCTTGCGGAACAGCGCGTAACCTTTTTCAGCCGCTCGAAGAATCGTCTTTGGACGAAAGGCGAGGAATCAGGCAACTTCCTAGACGTAGTCAGCCTTTCGATCGATTGCGACGCAGACACCATTTTAATTCAGGCCAAACCTGCCGGCCCCACCTGCCACACCGGTGCAGATACTTGTTTCGATGAGTCAAATGGGGACAACGCAGCCTGGTTAGATCAATTAAAGCACGTCATCCGCAGCCGTAAGACGGCCCCTTTGGCTTCGTCTTATACGGCCTCTTTATTTCAATTAGGAACTCATAAGATTGCCCAAAAAGTAGGTGAAGAAGCCGTTGAACTCGTTATCGAAGCCTTAATGCAAAACGATGACCTTTTCAAAGGCGAAGCGGCGGATCTAATTTTCCACTTATTAGTCTTATTAGAGGATCGCGGAATCGATTTAAGCGAAATCATCGCCGTTCTTCAATCTCGTCACGCTGCTAAATAA
- a CDS encoding phage holin family protein, whose translation MIGFIIRYIIIACVVLVIPRYLKGITVDGFTTALLVALAMGFVNSFIKPVLKIISFPITFITLGLFSLVISVGLVYLVAAYVPGFVVTGFIAPLIFSFLVSLSTSFVGLFTR comes from the coding sequence ATGATTGGATTCATCATTCGTTACATCATCATTGCCTGCGTTGTTTTAGTTATTCCACGCTATTTAAAGGGCATTACCGTAGACGGTTTCACGACCGCACTTTTAGTTGCTTTAGCGATGGGCTTTGTGAATTCGTTCATCAAACCCGTGTTGAAGATCATCAGCTTCCCTATTACGTTTATAACTTTAGGGTTATTTTCTTTAGTGATATCGGTAGGCCTAGTTTATTTAGTTGCTGCCTATGTACCCGGTTTTGTGGTTACGGGGTTCATCGCTCCCTTGATTTTTAGCTTTCTTGTGTCACTTTCTACTTCTTTTGTAGGGCTGTTTACACGCTAG
- a CDS encoding helix-turn-helix domain-containing protein: protein MFNHFSRYLKLIRAVPLHVMAQDLGIDAGLLSKYENGNRIPDLDLVIIFAHYHQVNARELCIYWMRERIKRSFVGYENLVEEALPHAEKDVKYFLKYHKVKLERKFCFKLILKNAITYDDAQVTNLRHFQFRRHGVFNH from the coding sequence ATGTTTAACCACTTCTCTAGATACCTGAAGCTCATCCGTGCCGTTCCGCTGCACGTGATGGCGCAGGATCTCGGGATCGACGCCGGGCTTTTGAGCAAATACGAAAACGGCAATCGCATCCCAGACCTCGACCTCGTCATCATTTTTGCCCATTACCACCAGGTAAACGCACGCGAACTGTGCATCTATTGGATGCGGGAGCGCATCAAACGATCCTTTGTGGGCTACGAAAATTTAGTAGAGGAAGCTCTACCTCACGCAGAAAAAGACGTCAAGTACTTCCTAAAGTACCACAAAGTCAAGTTAGAGCGGAAATTCTGTTTCAAGCTCATCCTTAAAAACGCCATCACCTACGACGACGCGCAGGTCACAAACCTACGCCATTTTCAATTCCGCCGCCACGGCGTCTTTAACCACTAA
- a CDS encoding helix-turn-helix domain-containing protein, producing the protein MKSNLKTLDQLIEETYGKLGSPSRNKFEWGAQLFKISAMIKVARLNLKLTQKEFAIKCGTSKYAISIAENNLIEIRISTLQKIVELGLGGRLELNIKL; encoded by the coding sequence ATGAAATCTAACCTAAAAACATTGGATCAATTAATCGAAGAAACCTATGGTAAATTAGGTTCTCCCTCCAGAAATAAATTCGAATGGGGAGCACAACTATTTAAAATAAGCGCCATGATTAAAGTTGCCAGGCTCAATCTCAAGCTAACACAAAAAGAATTTGCTATCAAATGTGGTACATCTAAATACGCCATTTCAATTGCAGAAAATAACCTCATAGAAATTCGAATTTCAACATTACAAAAAATAGTAGAACTCGGCCTTGGAGGCAGATTAGAACTAAATATCAAGCTCTAA